CATCACGGGGCTGTGCGTGGCCGCGGCGGAGGTGGGTGGGCTCTTCGCCCCGGCGCTGGTCACCGGCGGCCTGGCCGGGGCCGCGCTGGGCCAGCTGGCCATCGCCTCCGGCCTGGCCCCGGCCGGTTCCCTGCCGGCGTTCGCCCTCCTCGGCATGGCGGCGCTGGTGGCCGGCAGCGCGCACGCCCCGCTCACCGCGATCTTCATCGTGCTCGAACTCTCCGGTGACTGGGGCCTGATCCTTCCCCTGTTGCTCTCGGCGGCCCTGGCCCTGGTGGTGGCGCGCGGCCTGAACCCGGAATCGGTGTACACGGAGTGGCTGGCACGGCGCGGGGTGCACATTGCCCACGGGACCGACGAGGGACTGCTGTCACGCCTTCGGGTGGCTGAAGCGATGAGCCGGGACGCGACCGTCCTGCTGGACACGCTGCCCGCCGGGCTGGCGCTGGCGCAGGTGGAGGGCAGCAGCCAGCTCGAGTTTCCGCTGGTCGACGCCCGGGGCCATCTCACCGGGATGCTCACGGTGGTGGACTGGCGCCGCGCGAGCCGCCGCCCCCAGGAGGAACTCGCCGGACCCATCGCCACGGTGGCCAGCCCCGCGGGCTCCAGCGTGGTGCCCGCCGACACCCTGCTGACCACGCTCCGGCGGCTCTCCGAGGGGAGTGCGGCCCTGCTGCCGGTGGTGGATCCCGCCACCGGGGTGGTGCTGGGCGCGATCGGGCGGCGGGAGGTGTTCGCGGCGTACGAGCGGGCCCGCGCCTGAGGGCAGGCTACACCCGGCTCCGGGTCTTGCCCCGGGCAAAGCTGGCCAGCACGCCCCGGGGCCCCAGGGGGGCCAGGCCCCGGCTCGCCACCCCCGCGATCCGCCGCGCGGTGGCGGAGAGGTGGCTCGGGGTGGCAAAGCGGAGGATCCGGGCCACGGTGGCCACGTCGTACCCCGGATTGCGGAGCAGGTCCGCCGCGCAGGCGATCCGCGTCAGGTCGATCACCCGCTTGAGGTTCGGCGCACCGCCGGCGCCGAACTGCCGCGACAGGTGCTCCCGCGAGCAGCCCAGCGTCCGGGCGATCTCCGCGGTGCGCAGCGGCTGGTCCACCCGGGCCAGCAGCGCCTGCCAGACCTGCTGCTGCAGGGTCTCCGTCAGGCGCAGCACCCGCACCGCGTCACGCAGCGCCACCTCCCGCTCCGCGGCCGCCGAGTGCCGGACCACGAGGTCGCCGGCCACCGCGTTGTCCACCCCATCCACCAGGACCAGGCGCACGTCGCCCTCCGCCAGCCGGAGCAGCAGCGGCGCGTCGTCGGGCCGGAAGGGGGCGAACGCGATCCACGGCACCTGGGGAAACGCCGTGCGGAGCGGGGCGAGGTCGGCCGGCGGCGTGGCCACCGGCGAGAAGATCACCGCGTCCACGAGGCGGGTGGCGAAGAGCTGGCGCAGCTGGGGGACGGTGCGGCACGCCGTCACCGTCCAGGGCGAGGCGGGCGGGAGGCTCCGGCGCAGCGCCTGGGCGGCTTCCGCGCCGCCGGTGAGCGCGGCGACGACCGGCATCAGCTGCCCGCGGTGGCCGGCGGCGCGGGCGGGGCGGCGTCGGCGGGCCGCCGGGGCCGGCCCTGCCCCATGGCCACCAGGGTCCGGGCCATCTCCCCGGCGCGCTTGAGCACGCCGCGCGCGTTGTCATACGACAGCTGCTCCAGCGCGGCCTCGAGCTCCAGCCACCGGAAGTCGGTGATCCCCTCGTCCTGCTGCGGGACCACGTCGGCGGCGGCGCTCTCGAACAGGAAGAAGTGGCAGTACTTGTGGATGTACCGGCCGCGGAAGCGGAAGTGCCAGTCGATGATCCGGATCGGGCCGAGCATCACCAGGTCGCTGAGGCCGGTCTCCTCCGCGGTCTCGCGGAAGGCGGCCTCGGCCGGCGACTCCTCGCCCTCGAGGTGTCCCTTGGGAAAGCCCCAGTGTTCGTAGGGGTCGCGGATCAGGAGGAACCGGGCGCTGGTATCGGGCTGGCGGCGGAAGACGATGCCGCCGGCGGAGACCTCGCGTTCCGGCTTGCGCTTGGGCTTGGCCACTAGAACACCGAGAACTTGAAGTACTTCCGGGGATTCATCTGGATGTCGGCGATGAGCCGCCGCATTTCCTGCATGGTCTCGATCGTCTCGTTGTAGAGGGCCGGGTCCTTGGCCAGCAGGCCGATGGTCCCCTGCCCCGACTGGATCCCGGTCAGGATGGAGTCGGCCGCCAGCAGGGTCCGCACCAGGCTCGCCTCCTGGCCCCGCGCGGTGGCGAGCAGGGCGCGGAGGTCCTGCGACGCGGCGCGGAGGTCACCGGAGCCGCTCCGGGCGTTGTCGAGGATCTCCTGCAGCTGGTGGTCGGCGGTGGCCGAGTCCACCCGGGCCAGGGTGTTCTCCAGGTGGCCGGAGGCGCTGAGCACGGCGTCGGAGGTGCGCTCGACGTTGCTGGTGACCTGGTTGAGCCGCCCCGTCTGGCTCTCGGTGAAGCGCACCAGCTTGTCGGCGATCTCGCCGAAGTCGCGGATGCTCCGCCGCAGCTCCGCCACCGCGCTCGAGTCGAAGGTCTCCTGCACCCGCGCGGCCACGGCGGCGATATCGGTGGCGATGCGGCCGGCCTGGGCGGTGAGCTGCCCCACGTCGGGGAGGGTGGCCCCGGGCCAGCGGTCGCCGCCGGGCCGCGCGGTCTCGGCCAGCATGATCCGGACGTTCGGGTCGTCCTGGGGCTGGTCCCGGGAGATGATCGTGGCGCCCCATTCACCGAAGAGGCTCTGCGAAGCCGCGATCACCGCGGGCTTGGCCGGCAGCTCCACGCCCAGGTACACCTTGAGGTCGGCCTCCACGAACTGGTCGGCCAGCCGGATCGCCTCCACCCGCCCCACGCGCACGCCGCGGTAGGTGACCGGCGCGCCGGGGGTGAGGCCGCCCACGGTGCGGAACCGCGCCACGTGCAGCGACTCCCGCTGCCCGATGTCCGACTCCGACAGCCACAGCGCCCCGCCCACCACCACGAGCAGCGTGACGAGGAGCACCAGCCCGACGAGGAACTCGTTCCGCCCCTTCATGCGCCCGCCACCGCCGGCAGCAGCCGGTCCGGGTCGGAGGGACGCCCCTCGATGAAGTTCCGCACCACCGGGTCGTCGGTGTGGCGGATCTCCTCGATGGTCCCGACCTGCCGGATCCGGCCCTGGTAGAGCATCGCGATGCGGTCTCCAACGGTGTAGGCGCTGCGCATGTCGTGGGTGACCACCACGCTGGTCACGCCCAGCTCCTGCCGGGCGCGGACCATCAGCTCGTCGATCACGGCGCTGGTCACGGGATCGAGGCCGGTGGTGGGTTCATCGTAGAGAATGTAGCGCGGCCTGAGCGCGATCGCCCGGGCAATGCCGACCCGCTTGCGCATGCCGCCCGAGAGCTCCGCCGGGAACCGCTCCTCCGCCCCGGGCAGGTCCACCAGCCGCAGGCTCTCCCGCACCCGGGTGGCCACCTCGTCGGGGCCGAGGCCGCGCCGCGTGAGCCCCATCCGGATGTTGTCCGCGACGGTCATGGAGTCGAACAGCGCCGCGAACTGGAAGACGTAGCCCACCTGGCCCCGGAGGGCCGAGAGCGCCTCCGCGCCCAGCTGGTGCACCACCGCGCCGTCCACCTCCACCTGGCCCTGGTCGGGCGCCAGCAGCCCGACGATGTGCTTCAGCGCCACGCTCTTGCCGGTGCCGGAGAAGCCGATGATCACCGTGGTCTGGCCGTCGGGAATGTCGAGCGTCATCCCCTCCAGCACCACCTTGGCCCCGAAGGCCTTGTGCACGTCGGTGAAGCGGATCATGGCCGGCTCACAGCAGCACCAGCGCCCAGAAGGCGTCGAGCACCAGGATCGCCTCGCACCCGATGACCACGGCCCGGGTGGTGTTGCGGCCCACCCCCTCCGCCCCGCCGCGGGTGGCCAGCCCCATCAGGCAGCCGGCCAGCGTCACCGCCGCGCCGAAGCTCGCCGCCTTGATCAGGCCGAACCAGATGTCCTTGAAACGGTAGAAGAGGCGGAGCCCCTTCACGAACTCGAGGGTGGAGAGGTCGAGCAGGTTGATGGCCGTGATCCACCCCGCCGTGACCCCGAGCGCCACCGCCAGCGCGGTGACCACCGGGAACATCAGCATGCCCGCCACCACGCGGGGGACCACCAGGTAGCTGTTGGGGTTGTAGGCCAGGGTCTCGAGCGCGTCGACCTGCTCGGTGACCCGCATGGTCCCGACTTCGGCGGCGATGTTGGCGCCGACCCGGCCGGCGAGGGCCAGCCCGGTGAGCACCGGGCCGAGCTCCATCATGATGGTCTTCCCCACCAGCGCGCCCACGAAGTAGAGGGGGACGGCGCCGGTGAAGATGTACTTGGAGAGGAGCGACAGGACGATGCCGGTGAAGGTCGCGATGAACAGGGCGATGGGCACGGAGTCCACGCCGAGGCGCCGCATCTGGGGCAGCACGTGGGGTGCCCAGGTCCGGACGTCGGCGACCGCATGCGCGCTGTCGATGCCCCACCGGCCCACCCGGGCCACCCAGGGGGCACGCGAGGAAGAGGCCTGATTCACGCCGGCTAAGGTAGGAGCGGGAGCCGCGATGCGTAAGGGGACGCGCGGGTCGGTACGGCGGAGGGGCGGGACCGGAACGGCCCCGCCCCGGCAGGCCGCAGGCCTAGGCCGCGAAGCTGGCCAGCGCCTTGCCCACGTCACCCTCGCGCAGCCGCTTGAGGGCACGGTCGCGCAGCTGGCGGACCCGCTCGCGGGTGACGCCAAGCATCCCGCCGATCTCCTCGAGGGTGTGCTCGCGGCCGCCGTCGAGGCCGAAGTACAGCCGCAGCACCTTGGCATCGCGCGACGGGAGGGTGTTGAGCGCGTTCTCGATCTCGTCGGTGAGGAACCGGTCCATCGCCTGCTCCTCGGCGTCGGACTGGTCGTCGGCGATGAAGCGCTCGATGAGGGAGCGGTCGCCATCGGGGTCGAGGGGCGCGTCGAGCCGCACGTCGCTGGTGTTGAGCGCGGCCAGCGACTGCACCACCTCCAGCGAGAGCCCGGTGGACTTGGCGATCTCCTCGGGGGTCGGCTCCCGGCGGAGCTCCTGCCGGAGCGCCTCGGCGGTGCGCACGATGCGCGAGAGGTCGGCGGTGCGGTTGAGGGGCACCCGCACGGTGCGGCCCTGGCGCGCCAGCGAGGCCAGGATGGCCTGCCGGATCCACCAGACCGCGTAGGAGATGAACTTGACCCCCTGGTCGGGATCGAACTTCCGCGCGGCGGTCAGCAGCCCGACGTTGCCCTCGCCGATCAGGTCGGTGAGCGGGAGGCCGCGGTTCTGGTACTTCTTGGCCACCGAGATGACGAAGCGGAGGTTGCGCTTGACCAGCTCCTGCATGGCCTCGGGGTCGCCCTCGCGCACCAGCCGGGCGATGGCGATCTCCTGGGGCGTGGTGAGCAGCGGCGTCTGGCTCACCTCGTAGAGGTACTGGTCCAGGATGTCGCGGTCGGCATCGTAGACGCCGAGCGTCTTCGAGGTCTCCCGCTTGCCCCGGCGCGGCTTCTTGGTGGGCTGGTTGTTCACCAGGATCTGCTGCACCGGGGTGAGCTTGCGCTCGCGCACCGGGGCGGGCTCGGCCGCGGCCTCCTTGGCCTTGCGGGGCTTGGCGGCGGCCTTGACCGGCTTGGCGGCCTTGGCTTTCTCTGGCTTGGCGCTGGACCCGTTCTTCTTCTTCACCGCGAAGACCCCTCCGACCCCACGAAAGTAGGCCCGCTCGCTTGACATGCCCGGCGGCAGCCGAGTAGCTTGTCGTGCTCCCGATCCGGGGGCCAGCGGGCGCGCAAATATAATGGGGGCGTAGCTCAGTTGGGAGAGCGCGTGAATGGCATTCACGAGGTCAGGGGTTCGATCCCCCTCGCCTCCACTCTGCGCCCCGCTGGCCCCGGATCGGTGCTCCCCCTCCCTCGCCCATCATCGGCGGCCGGAGCGGGAAGCATGACCAGGGTGGTTGCGTAGAAGCGATCCGGTCGATAAACTCCGGCGCTCTGCGGGAATAGCTCAGTTGGTAGAGCACAACCTTGCCAAGGTTGGGGTCGCGGGTTCGAGTCCCGTTTCCCGCTCTGTACACTGCCGAGGCATGCCTTGGCTCGCACACGCAGGAATCCGTCGCGGGGTGGAGCAGTCTGGTAGCTCGCCGGGCTCATAACCCGGAGGTCGTGGGTTCAAATCCCACCCCCGCTATTCGCAGTCAGCGTTGTAGGGGCGAGGCTCCGCCTCGCCCCTCCGCGTTTCGGGCGGTTAGCTCAGTTGGTTAGAGCGCCACGTTGACATCGTGGAGGTCACAAGTTCGAGTCTTGTACCGCCCATCGGGCCCTTAGCTCAATTGGATAGAGCATTTGACTACGGATCAAAAGGTTGGGGGTTCGAGTCCCTCAGGGCCCGTGTAAGCGCCAGGATGGTCCGTGGCGCTCCTCTGCAGGCTGGAGGAAGCGGGGCGTAGCGCAGCCCGGTTAGCGCGCCTGCTTCGGGAGCAGGAGGTCCCGGGTTCAAATCCCGGCGCCCCGATGGAAATGCACAAGGCCCCGCCCAGTCGGCGGGGCCTTTGCCCGGCCCCGGCGCTACGGCGCGGAGGGCTGCGGGTCGGCGGGAGCGACCGGGGCCGGCGGCTCCAGGCGGTACTCCGCCCGCCAGGCCCCCTCATCAAGGTACGCGATGTCCGGTGCCCCCAGCCGGGGCCAGCGCGCCAGGTCCCGGTCGCTGACCGAGACCAGGCCGTTGAAGTGCCCCATCGCCCCGGGGAGCGGCTGGCCGGTCGGGTTGTGGTACTGCGCCACGATCCGGTAGCGGTGATTGGCCCGCAGCCGGAGGCCATCGCCCACGATGCCGTACAGCTTCACCGGCATCGCCCGGATCCGGCCCGCGGCATCGAGGTCGGTCCGCACCCGGGTGAGCACCCGACCGGTCTCGGCGTCCTCCAGCCGCAGCTCCTGTCCCCAGTCGTGCAGGTGCCCGGTGGCCCCGATCAGCCGCACCGACACGGGCAGCCGGAACTCACGGGTGATCTGGTGATCCCCCGGCGGGATGGTGAAGGTGTTGGGCCGCCCCTTCATGTCGGCCACGTCGAGCGAAAGCGGCAGCACCAGGGTGGGCCGCGGCACCAGGTTCTCCGGGGAGTAGCGGATCCGGAGCGTCATCCAGACCGCCTCGATGTCGCGTGGCGTCTCGTTGTGCCACATGATGTTGAGGCGAAGCCGGGTCCCGGCCGCCAGCGGCAGCCCGATGGTGTTGGGGAGCATGATGTTCGGCGTCTCGCGCCCCACCGCCATCATCTTTTCCTGCATCGGCAGCAGCAACTGGCGCCGGTCCTGGTTGATGATCTGCAGGTGGTGCAGCACCCGCTGCGACACCTTCTTCCCCTCGGCGTCGCGCAGTTCCATCCGGAACCCCCGGCCGGTGCCCCCGACCGGCCACGCGAACTTGTAGTTGAACTGCGGCATCTGGGCCTCGTCGTGCCCGGCGTGCGCATGGCCGCCCGCGCCCCCCGGCGCCATCGACGGCAGCACGAACGGCCCGATCGTCAGCACCACGTCGTGATGGGCGGAATCGACGGCCACGCTGAACGCCGCCTCCAGCACCTCGTCCTGGGCGGTGAGGGCCTGGGGCGGCGTGACGAGCAGCAGCCCCAGCGCGGCGAGGAACCACACCGGCTGGCGTGTCATGAGGTTCTCACGATGGAGGAATGAGGCGAACTCCGTCCGCGAATACTAACGCGATCCCCGGACGCTGCCGCCGGGCCGGCTCGAGACGCGACGCCCGCTTGCCCGGGCCCGCGCGATCGGCTACGGTTGGCGGCCATGAAGCGCTGCCTCCTGCTGCTGGTGGATGGCCTCCGCCCCGACGTCGCCGAAGCCGCGCTGGCCCGCGGCGAACTGCCCGCGCTCGCCGCCCTGACGGGGGCGCAGGGACGGACCCGCGGCATCACAGTCTTCCCTTCCACCACCAGCGTGGCCTACCTCCCCTTCCTGACCGGCTGCACGCCGGGCCGCTGCAACATCCCCTCCATCCGGTGGCTGGACCGCGAGCGCTACACCGGCCGGTGGTGGGCGGAACGCGACCTGGTCCGCAGCTACTGCGGCTACCAGGCGGGGCGGCTCGACGGCGACGTAACCCCCGGCATCCGCACCATCTTCGAGCTGGTCCCGGAAAGCCTCGGCATCTTCACCCCGGTGGCCCAGGGCCTCACGCCCGCGCGCAATCCCGCCAGCGGCGAGCGCCAGTTCTGGGGCGCGCTGGCCCACTATGCCGAGTGGCACCAGCCCTCCGACGATGCCGTGACCCGGCACCTGCTCCGCGGGGTGGACGCAGGCTGGCGCTTCATCTTTGCCCAGTTCCCCGCGGTGGATGGCTATACCCACCAGAGCACCCCTGACGGTCCCAAGGTGCTGCGGGCGCTGCGCCTGGTGGACGCGACGGTGGCCCGCGTGGTGGCCCGCCTGCGCGCGCGCGGCGAACTCGACGACACCCTGATCGTGATGGTCAGCGACCACGGCGCCTCGGTCGTGCATACCCACCTGGACCTCGCCACCTGGTTCCGCGGCCAGGGCGTGCGGACCCTGTCGCACCCGGTGATCTGGGAGCGGGACCCCGCCGCGGCCGTGATGGTGGCCGGCAACGGCTCGGCGATGGTCTATGCGCGGCCCGGCGTGCCGCGACGGGAGCGCTGGCCCCTGGCGCGCCTGCGCGAGAGCGCCAGCTTCGGCGTCACGCAGGATGTCATCGCCGCCCTGCTGGCCGAACCCGCCGTGGCGTGCGTGGCGGCGGAAGAGCGGCCCGGCGTGGTGCGGGTGGCGGCGGGTGACGGGGGCGGCGAGGCGCTGCTGGAATCCGCGGGCGAGCGGATCGCGTACCGGCGCCTCACCGGCGACCCGCTGGGCGTCAGGGATGACCGCTCCCTGACGGCGGCGGAGTGGCTCGCCGCCACCTGGGACGGACCCTACCCCGATGGCGTGGTGCAGCTGCTCGACCAGTTCCGCGCCCCCCGCACCGCCGACCTGCTGGTCATCGCGCGCGAGGGCTACGACTTCCGCGAACGGTTCGAGGTGCCGGAACACAAGGCGGGGCACGGCAGCCTGATCCGGGCCCACATGCAGGTGCCGGTCTGGGCCAGCGTGCCGGTGCCCTCGGACGCGCTCCGCACCGTGGACGTCTTTCCGGCGATGCTCGAGTGGCTGGAGGTGCCGGTCCCCGGGGGAATCGACGGGCAGCGGGTCTGGAGCCCGGGAGCAGTCCCGGCGGTTGCGTAAACGCGGTGGGGAGGCGATTTTCCCTCCCCCAACGCGCCCGTAGCTCAGCTGGATAGAGCGCTTGCCTCCGGAGCAAGAGGTCGGACGTTCGAATCGTCTCGGGCGCATGCACCAGGCCCCGCCGTCACCGCTGACGGCGGGGCTTCGTGTTGCCGGGGGCCCCTACTGGTAGCGCCGGGCCATCTCCTCCAGCGGCACCGGCGTGATGCGGGCCGCCTGCCCGTTGCACCCGAACGCCTCGAACCGCGCCACGCAGATGCCCTTCGCCGCCTTCCGCGCCTCGATCAGCGCCTTGCGCGGGTCGAACTCGCTCTTGTGCTCGGCGAAGACCTGCCGCATCGCGCCCGTCATCGCCAGGCGGATATCGGTGTCGATGTTCACCTTCCGCACCCCGGTCTTGATGCCGCGCTGGATCTCCTCCACCGGCACCCCGTAGGTCTCCTTGATCTCCCCGCCGTACTTGCGGATGATCGCCAGCCACTCCTGCGGCACGCTGGAGGAGCCGTGCATCACGAGGTGCGTGGTGGGGAGCGCCGCGTGGATTTCCGCGATCCGGTCCATCGCCAGGATGTCGCCGGTCGGCTTGCGGGTGAACTTGTACGCGCCATGGCTGGTCCCGATGGCGATGGCCAACGCATCCACCCCGGTCTGCGCCACGAAGTCCTTCGCCTGCGCCGGGTCGGTGAGCAGCATGTCGTGGCTCAGCTTCCCCTCGGCCCCGACGCCATCCTCCGCCTCCGCCTCGCCGGTCTCGAGCGAGCCGAGGCAGCCCAGCTCACCCTCCACCGACACGCCCACGGCGTGGGCGAACTCCGCCACCTTCCGGGTCACCCCGACGTTGTACTCGTACGAGGATGGCGTCTTGGCGTCGGCGAGCAGCGACCCGTCCATCATCACGCTGGTGAAGCCGGAGCGGATGGACTGCTGGCAGACCGCGGGCGAGGTGCCGTGGTCCTGGTGCAGCACCACCGGGATGTCGGGGTGCGACTCGACCGCCGCCAGCACCATGTGGCGCAGGTAGGGCTCGCCGGCGTACTTCCGCGCGCCCGCCGAGGCCTGCAGGATCACCGGCGACTGGGTGGCCTGGGCCGCCTCCATGATCGCCTGGATCTGCTCCAGGTTGTTGACGTTGAACGCGGGGACGCCGTAGCCATGCTCGGCGGCGTGGTCGAGCAGCTGACGCAGGGACACGAAGGCCATGCCGGATCCTCTCCAGGGTAGGTGACGGGCGTATCGCTCGGGCCGCCGGCGGGGCCGGCGGCATGCGGGGATCAGTCGGGGGCGTGCTCCCCGGTGGCGTGCCACCGGCGCAGGTCGTCCAGGGATACCCGGCCGGTGGCGGCAGCGGCCGGGGACGGGTGCCAGGTCGCCGGTTGGTCCAGCCCGTCGCCCACGGCCAGAGCCCCCGGCAGCTCGCCGGTGGCGAAGTACACGCTCCGGGTCACGATCACCGGCACGCCGGCCGCGCGGGCCGCCGCGACGCCCGCCGGCGAGTCCTCGATGGCCAGCGCCCGTGCCGCCACCAGGCCGAGGCCGTGCAGCGCCGCCTGGTACACGGCGGGGTCGGGCTTCTTCCGCGCCACATCCTCGCCGCAGACGATCACGCCGAACCATGCCGGCCACGCCGCCCCCAGGTGGCCCTCGAGCAGCGCCGCCACGTTGGCGCGGCTGGTGGTCGTGGCGATGCCCAGACCGAGGCCCTGCGTGCGGCACTCCTCCAGCAGCTCCCGCACGCCGGCCCGCAGCGGTACGCGCCCGCCGCCCACCAGCTCGGCGTAGATCGCGTTCTTCCGCGCGTGGAGCTCCCGGGCCAGGGCCAGGCGCTCGTCGGGCGTAGCGGGCGCGTCGTCCCGCGCGGCCATGTCGTGCAGCAGGCGCTCGCGCCCGCCGGCGACCGCGAGCAGCGCGCCGTACCGTTCCGCGTCCCAGCGCCAGGGCACCCCGAGGGCCTCGAACGCGCCGTTGAAGGCCACCCGGTGGCCATCCCGTTCGGTCTCGGCCAGCGTGCCATCCACGTCCCAGAGCAGCGCGGCGGGTCCCGTCACGCGCGGGGCGTCACCCCGAGGGCGAAGTCGGCCACGTCCAGCAGCCCGGGAAAGACCCGGTCCGGGTCGGCGGCGGTGATCGGGGAGCCGCCGTTGTATCCGTAGGGCACCGCCCACGCCGCCACCCCGGCGTTCCGGGCGGCCTGGACGTCGATGGCGGAATCCCCCACGTGCGCCGAGCGGGACAGCTCGCCGCCCAGCACCTGGACCACGTACCGGAGCACGCGCGCATCCGGTTTCTTGTGCGGCAGCGTGTCCCCGCCGATCGTCAGCGCGAAGAACCCGGCCAGGCCCGTGACCTCGAGCACGCGGTGCGCATGCCGGGCCTCCTTGTTGGTGACGCAGGCGACCTTCACGCCGGCGGCCCCGAGCCGTCGCAGCGCGGCGACGGCGCCCGGGTACGGCGCTGCGGTCGTGCCGGTCGTCAGCGCGTAGTGGTGATCCATGCTCTGCTGCACCCGATCCACCGGCACCGAAGCAGCCAGCCCCGGCTGCTCCTCGAAGACCCGGCCCAGCAGCCGGAGGATCAGCTCGCGGGTGCCGTGCCCGATGAACCCGACGATCTCCGGCACCGGCCGGCGGGCGATGCCGTGCTCCTCGAGCGCGCGGCACGCCGCCTCCGCGATCTCCGCGGCGGTATCGACCAGGGTCCCATCGAGGTCGAAGCTGACGAGGTCATACCGCACCGCGGGCGTTACCGCCGCGGCCCGGCCGGCGACGCCGCCCCGGCCGCGCAGCGCTCCACCGTCTCGGCCAGCCGCTCGGCGGTGAGGCCGAAGTGCGCGTACACGGCGGGCCCGGGCGCCGATTCCCCGAACGTGTCCACGCCGAGGGCCGCCCCGCAGCCGTACTGCGCCCACCAGCGGCTGACGCCGGCCTCGATCCCGACCCGCGGGAGTCCGGGGCCGAGGACGCGCTCGCGCCACGCCGGCTCCTGCCGGTCGAACGCGGTGGTCGAGGGGATCGACACCACGCGCACCGGCACCCCGCGCGCGTCGAGGAGCTGCTGCGCGGCCATGGCCAGGCCCACCTCGGACCCGGTGGCCAGGATTGCCGCCACCGGCGCGGGCCGGTCGCTGAGGACATAGCCGCCGCGGCGGATCTCCTCGACCTGCGCCGGCGTGCGGGCCTGGGCGGGCAGGTTCTGGCGGGAGAGCAGCAGCGCCGCCGGCCGCTCGGCCGCGGCCAGCGCCTCGGTCCACGCCACGGCGGTCTCCGCCGCGTCACAGGGCCGCCACACCTCGAGGTTCGGGATCAGGCGGAGGCTCGCCGCGTGCTCCACGGCCTGGTGGGTGGGGCCATCCTCGCCGAGGCCGATGGAATCGTGGGTGAAGACGTGGATCACCCGGAGCTTCATCAGCGCGGCCATCCGGAGCGCGTTGCGGCTGTAGTCGCTGAAGGTGAGGAAGGTGCCGCCGTAGGGAATGAAGCCGCCGTGGAGCGCCATCCCGTTCATGATCGCGGCCATCCCGAACTCGCGGACGCCGTAGTTGATGTGCCGGCCCCCGGGCTCGCCGCCGCGCACCGCGCCGCAGCCGGGGAAGTCGGTGAGGTTGGAGCCGGTGAGGTCGGCGCTGCCACCGATCAGCTCCGGCACCCGCGGGCCGAGGACCGCGAGCGCCTTCTGCGAGGCCTTGCGGGAGGCGATGGCCTCGGGGGCGTCGCCCAGCGCCAGCGTGGCCCGCCGGGTCTCGGCGAAGTCGGCGGGGAGCTCGCCCGCCATGCGGCGCGCGAACTCCGCGGCCAGCGCGGGATGCGCGGCGCGATAGGCCTCGAACCGCCCGCGCCACGCCGCCTCGCGGGTGGCCCCGGCGGCCCGGGCATTCCACTGCCCGGCGATCGCGGCCGGGATCTCGAAGGCGGGCTCGGGCCACGCGAGCGCCGCCCGGGTGGCGCGCAC
The Gemmatimonadota bacterium DNA segment above includes these coding regions:
- a CDS encoding helix-turn-helix transcriptional regulator, encoding MPVVAALTGGAEAAQALRRSLPPASPWTVTACRTVPQLRQLFATRLVDAVIFSPVATPPADLAPLRTAFPQVPWIAFAPFRPDDAPLLLRLAEGDVRLVLVDGVDNAVAGDLVVRHSAAAEREVALRDAVRVLRLTETLQQQVWQALLARVDQPLRTAEIARTLGCSREHLSRQFGAGGAPNLKRVIDLTRIACAADLLRNPGYDVATVARILRFATPSHLSATARRIAGVASRGLAPLGPRGVLASFARGKTRSRV
- a CDS encoding NUDIX hydrolase, translated to MAKPKRKPEREVSAGGIVFRRQPDTSARFLLIRDPYEHWGFPKGHLEGEESPAEAAFRETAEETGLSDLVMLGPIRIIDWHFRFRGRYIHKYCHFFLFESAAADVVPQQDEGITDFRWLELEAALEQLSYDNARGVLKRAGEMARTLVAMGQGRPRRPADAAPPAPPATAGS
- a CDS encoding MCE family protein, translating into MKGRNEFLVGLVLLVTLLVVVGGALWLSESDIGQRESLHVARFRTVGGLTPGAPVTYRGVRVGRVEAIRLADQFVEADLKVYLGVELPAKPAVIAASQSLFGEWGATIISRDQPQDDPNVRIMLAETARPGGDRWPGATLPDVGQLTAQAGRIATDIAAVAARVQETFDSSAVAELRRSIRDFGEIADKLVRFTESQTGRLNQVTSNVERTSDAVLSASGHLENTLARVDSATADHQLQEILDNARSGSGDLRAASQDLRALLATARGQEASLVRTLLAADSILTGIQSGQGTIGLLAKDPALYNETIETMQEMRRLIADIQMNPRKYFKFSVF
- a CDS encoding ATP-binding cassette domain-containing protein; protein product: MIRFTDVHKAFGAKVVLEGMTLDIPDGQTTVIIGFSGTGKSVALKHIVGLLAPDQGQVEVDGAVVHQLGAEALSALRGQVGYVFQFAALFDSMTVADNIRMGLTRRGLGPDEVATRVRESLRLVDLPGAEERFPAELSGGMRKRVGIARAIALRPRYILYDEPTTGLDPVTSAVIDELMVRARQELGVTSVVVTHDMRSAYTVGDRIAMLYQGRIRQVGTIEEIRHTDDPVVRNFIEGRPSDPDRLLPAVAGA
- a CDS encoding ABC transporter permease, translated to MNQASSSRAPWVARVGRWGIDSAHAVADVRTWAPHVLPQMRRLGVDSVPIALFIATFTGIVLSLLSKYIFTGAVPLYFVGALVGKTIMMELGPVLTGLALAGRVGANIAAEVGTMRVTEQVDALETLAYNPNSYLVVPRVVAGMLMFPVVTALAVALGVTAGWITAINLLDLSTLEFVKGLRLFYRFKDIWFGLIKAASFGAAVTLAGCLMGLATRGGAEGVGRNTTRAVVIGCEAILVLDAFWALVLL
- a CDS encoding RNA polymerase sigma factor RpoD/SigA, producing the protein MNNQPTKKPRRGKRETSKTLGVYDADRDILDQYLYEVSQTPLLTTPQEIAIARLVREGDPEAMQELVKRNLRFVISVAKKYQNRGLPLTDLIGEGNVGLLTAARKFDPDQGVKFISYAVWWIRQAILASLARQGRTVRVPLNRTADLSRIVRTAEALRQELRREPTPEEIAKSTGLSLEVVQSLAALNTSDVRLDAPLDPDGDRSLIERFIADDQSDAEEQAMDRFLTDEIENALNTLPSRDAKVLRLYFGLDGGREHTLEEIGGMLGVTRERVRQLRDRALKRLREGDVGKALASFAA
- a CDS encoding alkaline phosphatase family protein — encoded protein: MKRCLLLLVDGLRPDVAEAALARGELPALAALTGAQGRTRGITVFPSTTSVAYLPFLTGCTPGRCNIPSIRWLDRERYTGRWWAERDLVRSYCGYQAGRLDGDVTPGIRTIFELVPESLGIFTPVAQGLTPARNPASGERQFWGALAHYAEWHQPSDDAVTRHLLRGVDAGWRFIFAQFPAVDGYTHQSTPDGPKVLRALRLVDATVARVVARLRARGELDDTLIVMVSDHGASVVHTHLDLATWFRGQGVRTLSHPVIWERDPAAAVMVAGNGSAMVYARPGVPRRERWPLARLRESASFGVTQDVIAALLAEPAVACVAAEERPGVVRVAAGDGGGEALLESAGERIAYRRLTGDPLGVRDDRSLTAAEWLAATWDGPYPDGVVQLLDQFRAPRTADLLVIAREGYDFRERFEVPEHKAGHGSLIRAHMQVPVWASVPVPSDALRTVDVFPAMLEWLEVPVPGGIDGQRVWSPGAVPAVA
- a CDS encoding fructose-bisphosphate aldolase class II, which codes for MAFVSLRQLLDHAAEHGYGVPAFNVNNLEQIQAIMEAAQATQSPVILQASAGARKYAGEPYLRHMVLAAVESHPDIPVVLHQDHGTSPAVCQQSIRSGFTSVMMDGSLLADAKTPSSYEYNVGVTRKVAEFAHAVGVSVEGELGCLGSLETGEAEAEDGVGAEGKLSHDMLLTDPAQAKDFVAQTGVDALAIAIGTSHGAYKFTRKPTGDILAMDRIAEIHAALPTTHLVMHGSSSVPQEWLAIIRKYGGEIKETYGVPVEEIQRGIKTGVRKVNIDTDIRLAMTGAMRQVFAEHKSEFDPRKALIEARKAAKGICVARFEAFGCNGQAARITPVPLEEMARRYQ